cgcatatatatatgttttaaattaaatgtgagtgaaatgagttggAGAATGTGATaccatattaccatttatggtaaaagtgaaccgagactcttattcgcagacggactaaaatggaaaaacgagactcctattcacggatgGAGAAagtatttactttatttttatttttgaaaaaattaaaaaatataatctaatGCTTAAATGGATCGAACCATTTTCAACTAATTTCAGCccattttgaaatataatatcGGGGACTAGAATCATAAAATcgtcatatgttcaggaccacaCTTTTGGCTCTTACTCTTCTTCCATATAAGTATTTGATGTTTTTATCTCAATGCTACACACACGACGTGCATTAGTGATGTCAATATAGAAAGTTTGTAGTAACAGAGAAACTACGACCGAGTTTCCCATTTCCTGTacaagaattttatttttgcattaaactGTCTAAATATCTtgaaacaaaacaacatcaacaAGAATTGGAATGTAACAGTAGTAACTGTAAGCTCTATAAGCATATGCAAGTATCTATCTGTACTCAGCGTGTGATACAACAGAAGACCGAAATATACAGTATGCGGAGCTTCGAATTGGCAAAACTTCAAGACtttcaagaaataaaatctCACAACCGAAGATCAAAGCTCATCTTTCGTTGAAGATGTTTGATAACAAGCTTCATCCCAGTAGTAGGGGAACTTTAACCTCGTAGCTGTGTGCGGCATATTCCAATCATCGTATATGAacctaaaatcaaaatttataaaccgTCAAAACACAAACTACAAGGCGCAGCAGATTAACATCTCATCATAACCACATTATAAGAGTATTATGAGCATCAAGGGATCCCACAGCTTGTCTGATATTGCCTCGTAAGAAATATCTCAACGAGCACATAGAGGCCCAACAAGAGTCGGGGAAAGATCACTTCTGTGCAGATGCCTAACTTTAGAAACAGGCAGTTACCTTTAAAAGGGCTCTGCCCAATAGATCAAGATGGATTATTTCTTGATGATAGTGTAACCAGAGATTAATACTCCGATGCTTGAAGTATATCTTTATAAAGTAACAGTATGAACGACAATTGAACATACGTGATGGACTGATGGAGTTCTAGAAGTCCAAAAATCTAAGTGGTGAGTCCTATCTATTGGCAATGAGACACGGTACATTGTAACTTACACTTTAACCGGCGGTCTAGATATAACAACCAGAACTTGCAAATCCTCGTGTTCATCCGTGTTCCACACCTGCATATAATCACAGTCGGGAGAAAACGAGAAGGAATTTTGTTCAAAGTGGGCAAGGGCCAATCAGCATTACTAAAGTCAGATATTGAAGAGCcattgaaattttaatcaatttttcagTGGAAAGGAGAAAGCAACAGAACAACATCCAGTAAAGTCAAGACCccaaatgcatatttttatcgCAAGTTAAATAATCTTGTACATGAAAGAAAGATTCCTAGTCCAATCAGATGCCAAGCCACATTAggtttcataaatatttatcttctCAGCATCAACTCATCGCCCCTGACTAGCTAATCAAACCAACACTGATATTTTTATCGAGGATTGCCCACATCTTCGATTCTTCGATATTCCCCCACTATAATTCGagttaaattacaaaatccaCTATGCAAAACCTTGTCCAGAGACCAACAACAATAGTATGCACAACTCCAAAAACACACACTGCTGCTTTAGCATAACATGTGTAACCATCACCTAAATCTACGAGGGCGATATTCAAGACAATAGAAAACCAAACAAGCCAATATACCTGATGAGCATCATTGACAGGGACAAAAAATGTACTATTCTTGAAAATCGGAAATTCCTGAGGACTGCCCGGATAATTTTTGTGTGAATTTGAGGCAAGATAGAATGTGCCACTCCCTTTCAGAACAACAAAGATTTCCTCACATGAATGCCGATGAATCGGTGTACGAGCACCCGGAGCAAATGTCTGAAGCCAAACCTCAATCTGCCAAAGGCATCATTCAAACAAAGCACACCTATTTCAaatgtgaaaattttaaataactaGAAACTGAAGAATCCTCATTCAAACAAAGCACTGCGATCATACTATAAAACTCAAATAAGCTGGGAATTAGAAAAACCCTAGTTCAATCAAAGCACTAAGACCATAATTACTCAATAGAATTCAAAATTGAGAAAGCACAAAAGCGTAAAAACGAATTAATTGAGCTATAATTACCTCCTTAAAACCGTGCAATGCAGAACCGGCAACGGTGATGTGAGATAAACCATGCCTACCATAGTTATACTGAGGAATTTCACTTATATTTCGGACTATCGGAAATCCTGCAATTCAACGATGTCATTTATAAGTTATTGATTAAGTTGATGCACGCAATCTGTGTGACGAAATGAAGCGCTTACCATTGACTGCACAGGAAGAAGCTTCGACAGTGCTAGAGAAGTGAAGTGCGATGAAGAAAGGAATCCAAAGAAAAGCCATCATCTTTCGAGATTCTTCGGCTTCA
The nucleotide sequence above comes from Salvia hispanica cultivar TCC Black 2014 chromosome 5, UniMelb_Shisp_WGS_1.0, whole genome shotgun sequence. Encoded proteins:
- the LOC125187045 gene encoding auxin-binding protein T85, encoding MFPLKLRSWSIINLQIEAEESRKMMAFLWIPFFIALHFSSTVEASSCAVNGFPIVRNISEIPQYNYGRHGLSHITVAGSALHGFKEIEVWLQTFAPGARTPIHRHSCEEIFVVLKGSGTFYLASNSHKNYPGSPQEFPIFKNSTFFVPVNDAHQVWNTDEHEDLQVLVVISRPPVKVFIYDDWNMPHTATRLKFPYYWDEACYQTSSTKDEL